GGGCAGCACGGGCCAGGCGGGGCTGGCGACAGGGTCAAGGGGAAGTGCTCTTTGTAAGCAATCTGCATGTTTGTCCTCGTCCTGTCTGTCCGGGGTGCTCAGGCGCTTGGCCCGGCCTGCTCCAGCAGCCCGCCCAGCGCCCGCTCCAGCCGCTCCAGGTCCGCCTCGCGATTGTAGGGCTGCAGGCTGAGGCGCAGGACGGCCTCGCCCTGGAATTCGAACAGGGGCACCTCCACGCCGGACCCGGCGAAGAGCCGCTCGTGCAGCTCCGCCGCCCGGTGGGCGGGGCAGGCCGCCGGCGGCAGGCCCAGGGCCAGCATCTGCAGACCTTCGTCGCGGGGGCCGAGGCGGCGCGCCCCGAAACGCTCCTCCAGGCGGTCCCCCCAGGCCTGGAGATGCTCCCGGCAGGCCGCGGCGCGCTCTTCCCAGTGCCAGGCCCGGCGGAACTCGAGGGCGGCGGGCAGGGCCAGCCAAGCGGTGGGATCGCACGTGCCCGACCATTCCAGCTCGTCGAGGAAGGGATCGCGCCGCTGGGCGGGGGGCCGGTTGGTGTGGCCCCAGCTCACGACGAGGGGGCGGATCCAGTCCCGCGCCCGCTCCCCCGCCCACAGGAAGCCGCAACCCTTGGGGGCCAGCAGCCACTTGTGGCAATTGCCGGCGTAGATGTCGGCGCCCAAGGTGCCCAAGTCGAGGGGAATCTGTCCAGGGGCGTGGGCCCCGTCCACCACGCTGATCCACCCGCGGCGGCGGGCCAGGTCCAGCAATGCATCGATGGGCAGGCGCAGGGCGGTGGGGGAGCTGATGTGGCTGAGGAAGATGGCGCGGGTGGCGGGGCTGGCCGCCCGCTCGTAGGCGGCCGTGACGCGGGCCGCGTCGCGGACGGGGAGCGGCAGCGCCACGCGTCGCAGGCACAGGCCGCGCCGCCCGGCCTCGGCCTCCCAGCAGCGCAGCAGGGCCCCATATTCGTGGTCGCCCACCAGCACCTCGTCCCCGGCGGCCAGGGGCAGGCTGCGGATGGCCACGTTGAGGGCGACGGTGACGTTGGGCTGGTAGACCAGCTGGCGCGGGGCGGCGCCCAGCTGGGCGGCCAGCGCGGCGCGGGCCTCGGCCAGACAATCGGGCAGGCGGCGATGGAGGAAAGCGACA
The bacterium DNA segment above includes these coding regions:
- a CDS encoding aminotransferase class V-fold PLP-dependent enzyme — translated: MSSKDWGDPALRGQFLLDPDMAFLNHGSFGACPIPVLARQGQLRTELEREPVAFLHRRLPDCLAEARAALAAQLGAAPRQLVYQPNVTVALNVAIRSLPLAAGDEVLVGDHEYGALLRCWEAEAGRRGLCLRRVALPLPVRDAARVTAAYERAASPATRAIFLSHISSPTALRLPIDALLDLARRRGWISVVDGAHAPGQIPLDLGTLGADIYAGNCHKWLLAPKGCGFLWAGERARDWIRPLVVSWGHTNRPPAQRRDPFLDELEWSGTCDPTAWLALPAALEFRRAWHWEERAAACREHLQAWGDRLEERFGARRLGPRDEGLQMLALGLPPAACPAHRAAELHERLFAGSGVEVPLFEFQGEAVLRLSLQPYNREADLERLERALGGLLEQAGPSA